A genome region from Sceloporus undulatus isolate JIND9_A2432 ecotype Alabama chromosome 1, SceUnd_v1.1, whole genome shotgun sequence includes the following:
- the MAP1LC3C gene encoding microtubule-associated proteins 1A/1B light chain 3C, with the protein MQPLHSCQVVRPFKQRKSFATRVEEVASIRGKFPTKVPVIVERYQKEKYLPLLDKTKFLVPQELTMTQFITIIRSRMALSNTQAFYLLINNKSLASMSLTLAEVYRDYKDEDGFLYMTYASQEMFGGFLTIGKANCKECLLKHKNSLGDSCC; encoded by the exons atgcagccTTTGCACAGCTGCCAGGTTGTCCGACCCTTTAAACAAAGAAAGAGTTTTG CAACCAGGGTGGAAGAAGTGGCCAGCATTCGAGGGAAGTTCCCAACAAAAGTCCCA GTAATTGTTGAAAGATACCAGAAAGAAAAGTACCTTCCACTGCTGGACAAAACAAAGTTCCTTGTACCTCAAGAGTTGACCATGACGCAGTTTATAACCATCATTAG GAGCAGAATGGCACTGAGTAATACTCAAGCTTTCTACTTGCTAATAAACAACAAGAGTTTAGCCAGTATGTCTCTAACTCTGGCTGAAGTATACCGGGATTATAAAGATGAAGATGGTTTTCTGTACATGACTTATGCTTCCCAGGAGATGTTTGGAGGCTTTTTAACTATTGGCAAGGCAAACTGTAAGGAATGTCTCCTAAAACATAAGAATTCTCTTGGTGACAGCTGTTGTTAG